From Pandoraea vervacti, the proteins below share one genomic window:
- a CDS encoding ABC transporter ATP-binding protein: MANNDFILETRGLTKEFRGFTAVNGVDLRVARGTIHALIGPNGAGKTTCFNLLTKFLVPSAGTITFNGEDITREAPAQIARRGIIRSFQISAVFPHLSVLENVRIGLQRNLGTAFHFWSSSRTLRQLDARAMELLAEVGLTEFAHTLTVELPYGRKRALEIATTLAMEPELMLLDEPTQGMGHEDVDRVTALIKKVSAGRTILMVEHNMNVIAGISDTITVLQRGEVLAEGPYHEVSKNPQVMEAYMGTADGELQGAHG; the protein is encoded by the coding sequence ATGGCGAACAACGATTTCATTCTCGAAACCCGCGGACTCACGAAGGAGTTCCGTGGCTTTACCGCCGTCAATGGGGTTGACCTGCGCGTCGCGCGCGGCACCATCCATGCCCTCATCGGCCCGAACGGCGCCGGCAAGACCACCTGCTTCAACCTGCTCACGAAATTTCTCGTGCCCAGCGCGGGGACCATCACCTTCAACGGTGAAGACATCACCCGTGAAGCGCCCGCGCAAATCGCGCGCCGCGGCATCATCCGCTCGTTCCAGATCTCCGCCGTGTTTCCGCACCTGAGCGTGCTCGAGAACGTGCGCATCGGTTTGCAACGCAACCTCGGCACCGCGTTCCACTTCTGGAGCAGTAGCCGCACGCTGCGCCAGCTCGACGCCCGTGCGATGGAACTGCTCGCGGAAGTCGGTCTTACCGAATTCGCCCATACGCTGACCGTGGAGCTGCCATACGGCCGCAAGCGCGCACTCGAGATCGCGACCACGCTTGCTATGGAACCCGAACTAATGCTGCTCGACGAACCCACGCAAGGCATGGGACATGAAGACGTCGATCGTGTCACCGCGCTCATCAAGAAGGTCTCGGCGGGCCGCACGATCCTGATGGTCGAGCACAACATGAACGTGATCGCCGGCATCTCCGACACGATCACCGTGCTTCAGCGCGGCGAAGTGCTTGCCGAAGGGCCGTATCACGAAGTCTCGAAGAATCCGCAGGTGATGGAAGCCTATATGGGCACAGCGGACGGCGAATTGCAGGGAGCCCACGGGTGA
- a CDS encoding metal-dependent hydrolase family protein, translated as MTSTSPTSTTVLRGGNVLDAAAGRLLERHDVALTGNRITAVSATPLDIAGATVIDVTGKTVMPGMIDCHVHVLASHPNLGTNASQPNVLTVLKSLPIMQGMLNRGFTTVRDAGGADWALQQAIEQGVIPGPRIFPSGKALSQTGGHGDFRPRSDTLEPCSCAFRAGAIGRVVDGVDPIRLAVREEIQKGATQIKLMASGGVASPVDPIANTQYSEDEIRAAVAEAEAAQTYVMAHAYTPKAIARAVRCGVRTIEHGNLCDAQTATLMAEKGAYVVPTLVTYDALAKDGASLGLPPESVAKVESVQRAGRESLTIYRDAGVKMGFGSDLLGDMHKYQSDELTIRAEVLGAADTLRSATVIGAEILNRSGELGVIAAGALADVLVVDGNPLESIDVLTGQGEAIRWVFKDGKVAKQP; from the coding sequence ATGACCTCCACGTCTCCCACGTCGACAACCGTGCTTCGCGGCGGCAACGTGCTCGATGCGGCCGCTGGTCGCCTGCTTGAGCGTCACGATGTGGCCCTCACCGGCAATCGCATTACGGCGGTGAGCGCCACGCCGCTCGACATCGCAGGGGCCACGGTGATCGATGTCACCGGCAAGACCGTCATGCCCGGCATGATCGACTGCCACGTGCACGTGCTCGCGTCGCACCCGAACCTCGGCACCAACGCCAGTCAGCCCAACGTGCTGACCGTGCTCAAGTCACTGCCCATCATGCAAGGCATGCTCAACCGCGGCTTTACGACCGTGCGCGACGCCGGCGGCGCCGACTGGGCACTGCAACAGGCGATCGAGCAGGGTGTGATCCCCGGCCCGCGCATCTTCCCTTCGGGCAAGGCGCTGTCGCAGACTGGCGGCCACGGCGACTTCCGTCCGCGCAGCGACACCCTGGAGCCGTGCTCGTGCGCGTTCCGTGCAGGGGCGATCGGACGCGTCGTCGACGGCGTCGATCCCATTCGTCTGGCCGTACGTGAAGAAATCCAGAAGGGCGCCACGCAGATCAAGCTGATGGCCTCGGGCGGCGTGGCCTCGCCGGTCGACCCGATTGCCAACACGCAGTATTCGGAAGACGAAATCCGCGCGGCCGTGGCGGAAGCCGAAGCCGCGCAGACGTATGTCATGGCCCATGCCTACACGCCGAAGGCGATTGCCCGTGCCGTCCGTTGCGGCGTGCGCACCATCGAGCACGGCAACCTGTGCGACGCACAGACCGCCACGCTCATGGCCGAGAAAGGCGCATATGTCGTGCCGACGCTGGTCACCTACGACGCGCTGGCCAAGGACGGCGCATCGCTCGGACTGCCGCCCGAATCCGTCGCCAAGGTCGAAAGCGTGCAACGCGCCGGTCGCGAATCGCTGACGATCTATCGCGACGCCGGCGTGAAGATGGGCTTCGGCTCGGACCTGCTCGGCGATATGCACAAGTACCAGTCCGACGAGCTGACGATTCGCGCCGAAGTGCTGGGCGCGGCCGACACGCTGCGCTCGGCCACGGTGATCGGCGCAGAAATTCTGAACCGTAGCGGCGAGTTGGGTGTGATCGCGGCCGGCGCATTGGCCGACGTGCTGGTCGTCGACGGCAATCCGCTCGAATCGATCGACGTGCTGACCGGTCAGGGCGAAGCCATTCGCTGGGTCTTCAAGGACGGCAAGGTCGCGAAGCAACCGTGA
- the fumC gene encoding class II fumarate hydratase, with product MSDVRMERDTFGEIAVPADRLWGAQTQRSLLNFKISTEKMPRELVRALARVKRAAAEVNKDLGVLDAKKADAIIKAADEVIAGQHDEEFPLAVWQTGSGTQSNMNMNEVLANRASELLGGVRGEERLVHPNDDVNKGQSSNDVFPTAMSVAALDALVNHLKPSVGQLRDTLHAKARAYDDIVKIGRTHLQDATPLTLGQEISGWVAQIDHGLRHVEDALPHVAELALGGTAVGTGLNAHPEFAKKVADTLARDTGLPFVTAPNKFEALAANDAIVHAHGTLKTLAASFMKIANDVRWLASGPRCGIGELQIPENEPGSSIMPGKVNPTQCEAMTMLCAQVLGNDVAINVGGSMGNFELNVFKPLLIHNFLQSVRVLADGAVSFNDNCAIGIEPNRARIASLLDESLMLVTALNPHIGYDKAAQIAKKAHKEGTTLKAAALALGHVTAEQFDAWVRPEQMVGKR from the coding sequence ATGTCCGATGTGCGAATGGAACGCGATACTTTCGGCGAGATTGCCGTGCCTGCCGACCGCCTGTGGGGTGCCCAAACGCAGCGCTCGCTGCTGAACTTCAAGATCTCCACCGAGAAGATGCCGCGCGAACTCGTGCGCGCGCTCGCTCGTGTCAAGCGTGCCGCTGCCGAGGTCAACAAAGATCTGGGCGTGCTCGACGCCAAGAAGGCTGACGCCATCATCAAGGCCGCCGACGAAGTCATCGCCGGCCAGCATGACGAGGAATTCCCGCTCGCCGTATGGCAGACGGGATCGGGCACGCAGTCGAACATGAACATGAACGAAGTGCTCGCGAACCGCGCCAGCGAACTGCTCGGCGGCGTACGCGGCGAAGAGCGCCTCGTGCATCCGAACGACGACGTCAACAAGGGACAGTCGTCCAATGACGTCTTCCCGACCGCCATGAGCGTGGCCGCGCTCGACGCCCTCGTGAACCACCTCAAACCCAGTGTCGGCCAGCTGCGCGACACGCTTCACGCCAAGGCGCGCGCCTACGACGACATCGTCAAGATCGGCCGCACGCACTTGCAGGACGCTACGCCGCTCACCCTCGGTCAGGAAATCTCCGGCTGGGTCGCACAGATCGACCATGGCCTCAGGCATGTGGAGGACGCGCTGCCGCACGTGGCCGAACTCGCACTAGGCGGCACTGCCGTGGGCACCGGCCTGAACGCCCACCCGGAATTCGCGAAGAAGGTTGCCGACACGCTCGCGCGCGACACCGGCCTGCCATTCGTCACGGCCCCGAACAAGTTCGAAGCGCTCGCCGCGAACGACGCCATCGTGCACGCGCATGGCACGCTCAAGACGCTCGCCGCCAGCTTCATGAAGATCGCCAACGACGTGCGCTGGCTCGCCAGCGGCCCGCGATGCGGCATCGGTGAGTTGCAGATTCCCGAAAACGAACCAGGCAGCTCCATCATGCCGGGCAAGGTCAATCCGACCCAATGCGAAGCGATGACGATGCTCTGCGCCCAGGTGCTGGGTAACGACGTCGCCATCAACGTCGGCGGCTCGATGGGCAATTTCGAGCTGAATGTGTTCAAGCCGTTGCTCATCCACAACTTCCTGCAAAGCGTGCGCGTGCTGGCCGACGGCGCGGTGAGCTTCAACGATAACTGCGCCATCGGCATCGAGCCGAATCGCGCCCGCATCGCCTCGCTGCTCGATGAGTCGCTCATGCTCGTGACCGCGCTCAACCCGCACATCGGTTACGACAAGGCTGCGCAGATCGCCAAGAAGGCCCACAAGGAAGGCACCACGCTCAAGGCGGCCGCCCTTGCGCTGGGCCATGTCACGGCCGAGCAGTTCGACGCCTGGGTGCGCCCGGAACAAATGGTCGGCAAGCGCTGA
- a CDS encoding MFS transporter — MQASYAVPQDNMARQRRHAIVATVIGNGLEWFDFTVYSFFAAIIAKQFFPTGDDLSSFLLAVATFGVGFFMRPVGGIVLGIYSDRVGRKAALSLTILLMAAGTAMIGLAPTYDQIGLAAPLIIVLARLLQGFSAGGEMGGATAFLTEYAPPNQRAYYSAWIQSSIGFAVLLGAAVGTFVTTELDKASLESWGWRVPFIVGMLIGPVGFYIRAKIDETPTFQHAEKSDTPLRDVFSQYPKETLASFSMVVLWTICTYVLLFYMPTYAQRVLHLPASNGFTAGMVGGAMILVFAPIVGRMADRIGRRPFLSGSALLILVLAWPMFTYLNVSPGLPSLLTFQIVFGLLIACYTGPILAAFSELFPAKVLSTGLSVAYNFAVTIFGGFAALIITWLIARTGSNMAPAIYVIVAAAISLVGTRFVKPLPKA, encoded by the coding sequence ATGCAGGCGTCCTACGCAGTGCCTCAAGACAACATGGCCCGCCAGCGCCGTCACGCGATCGTGGCGACGGTGATCGGCAACGGCCTTGAATGGTTCGACTTCACCGTCTACAGCTTTTTCGCGGCCATTATCGCGAAGCAGTTCTTCCCCACCGGCGACGACCTCTCGTCGTTCCTGCTGGCCGTGGCCACCTTCGGCGTGGGCTTCTTCATGCGCCCGGTCGGCGGCATCGTGCTCGGTATCTACTCCGATCGCGTGGGCCGCAAGGCAGCGCTCTCGCTCACCATTTTGCTGATGGCCGCCGGCACCGCCATGATCGGTCTGGCGCCCACGTACGACCAAATCGGTCTGGCCGCACCGCTGATCATCGTGCTCGCGCGTCTGCTCCAAGGCTTCTCCGCCGGCGGTGAGATGGGGGGTGCGACGGCATTCCTCACGGAATACGCACCGCCGAACCAGCGCGCGTACTACTCGGCGTGGATTCAGTCGAGCATCGGCTTCGCCGTGCTGCTGGGCGCTGCCGTGGGCACGTTCGTGACGACCGAACTCGACAAGGCGTCGCTCGAATCGTGGGGCTGGCGTGTGCCGTTCATCGTCGGCATGCTGATCGGCCCGGTCGGTTTCTACATTCGCGCCAAGATCGACGAAACGCCCACGTTCCAGCATGCGGAGAAGTCCGACACGCCGCTGCGCGACGTCTTCTCCCAGTACCCCAAGGAAACGCTTGCGAGCTTCTCCATGGTCGTGTTGTGGACGATCTGCACGTACGTTCTGCTGTTCTACATGCCGACGTATGCCCAGCGCGTGCTGCATCTGCCCGCCTCGAACGGCTTCACCGCCGGCATGGTCGGCGGCGCCATGATTCTCGTGTTCGCGCCGATCGTGGGACGCATGGCGGATCGTATCGGCCGCCGTCCGTTCCTGTCGGGTTCGGCGCTGCTGATCCTGGTGCTTGCATGGCCGATGTTCACGTACCTGAACGTCTCGCCCGGATTGCCCTCGCTGCTCACGTTCCAGATCGTGTTCGGCTTGCTGATCGCCTGCTACACCGGCCCGATCCTCGCCGCCTTCTCGGAGCTGTTCCCGGCCAAGGTGCTCTCGACCGGTCTGTCGGTGGCGTACAACTTCGCCGTGACGATCTTCGGCGGATTCGCGGCGCTGATCATCACGTGGCTGATTGCCCGCACGGGCAGCAACATGGCCCCGGCGATCTACGTGATCGTCGCGGCGGCCATCAGCCTCGTTGGCACCCGCTTCGTCAAACCGCTTCCGAAAGCCTGA
- a CDS encoding LysR substrate-binding domain-containing protein gives MPISPLPPLHCLIAFDAAVRHSSFTRAAAELNLTQSAVSRQIAQLEEFLGRALFTREHRTLRLTVAGQRYAEQIQRLLGECAEATADLMKRRGDLELTVACSSGVAVLWMTPQLMRFRAAHPDIKIRVIVKDGITSLSASEFDLGVYYVRNDLPPDFAGRRLFDEEVFPVCSPAYLAGRELAPADLIDETLLFIEDGQRKWMSWPDWFELQGVNAPKFPRMVSANYYPLLVQMAIEGGGLVMGWRHMIDPCLDAGLLVRACDATASLGGGYYLVWPAERHEHAAARIFRNWIYSETRFPS, from the coding sequence ATGCCGATCTCGCCCCTGCCGCCACTGCATTGCCTGATTGCTTTCGACGCCGCCGTGCGGCATTCGAGCTTCACCCGGGCGGCGGCGGAGCTCAATCTCACGCAAAGCGCAGTGAGTCGTCAGATCGCGCAGCTCGAAGAGTTTCTCGGGCGCGCGCTTTTCACCCGCGAGCATCGCACGCTGCGGCTGACGGTGGCCGGACAACGCTATGCCGAGCAGATTCAGCGTTTGCTCGGCGAATGCGCAGAAGCCACGGCCGACCTGATGAAACGACGCGGCGACCTGGAACTCACGGTCGCCTGCTCGTCGGGGGTCGCCGTGCTCTGGATGACCCCACAACTCATGCGCTTTCGGGCCGCGCACCCCGACATCAAGATTCGCGTGATCGTGAAAGACGGCATCACGTCGCTCTCCGCGTCAGAGTTCGATCTCGGCGTCTATTACGTGCGCAACGATCTGCCGCCCGACTTCGCCGGCCGGCGTCTTTTCGACGAGGAAGTGTTCCCCGTCTGCTCGCCCGCTTATCTCGCCGGGCGCGAACTGGCCCCGGCCGATCTCATCGACGAAACGCTCCTGTTCATCGAGGACGGCCAGCGCAAGTGGATGTCGTGGCCCGACTGGTTCGAGTTGCAGGGCGTGAATGCCCCGAAGTTTCCGCGCATGGTCAGCGCCAACTACTACCCGCTGCTGGTACAGATGGCCATCGAAGGCGGCGGACTGGTGATGGGATGGCGACACATGATCGACCCATGCCTCGACGCGGGGCTGCTCGTTCGCGCCTGCGACGCGACGGCAAGTCTGGGCGGCGGCTACTATCTCGTGTGGCCTGCCGAGCGCCATGAGCATGCCGCAGCACGCATTTTCCGCAACTGGATTTACTCGGAAACCCGTTTCCCATCATAG
- a CDS encoding GMC family oxidoreductase, whose amino-acid sequence MSKQGQQRTDQQERFDYIIVGAGSAGCVLANRLTQDPDVSVLLLEAGGKDDYHWIHIPVGYLYCIGNPRTDWLFRTQAEAGLNGRSLAYPRGRVLGGSSSINGMIYMRGQREDYDLWADATGDDGWRWDNVLPLFKRSEDHYKGRSEFHGSGGEWRVEKQRLSWRVLDSFADAAEQIGIPKTDDFNRGDNFGIGYFEVNQRRGVRWSAAKGFLRPASQRPNLTVITGASVSRLLFDGTRCTGVAYRGGNEDFTALANVETILAAGAVNSPHLLEVSGIGDGERLRGFGIDVVSHLPGVGENLQDHLQLRTVYKLRGAKTLNLSANSLIGKLTIGMQYAFTQRGPMSMAPSQLGAFARSRDDVARPDLEYHVQPLSLEKFGDPLHKFNAFTASVCNLRPTSRGNVHLTSPDVRVAPNIAPHYLSTDEDLRVAADAIKLTRRIVGAPAFARFEPREYLPGPSYQTDDDLKRAAGDIGTTIFHPVGTCRMGRDDDANAVVDAQLRVRGVQALRVVDASVMPTITSGNTNSPTIMIAERASDMIRAARKAGR is encoded by the coding sequence ATGAGCAAGCAGGGGCAGCAGCGAACCGACCAGCAAGAGCGTTTCGATTACATCATCGTGGGGGCCGGCTCGGCCGGGTGTGTGCTGGCGAACCGTCTCACGCAGGACCCCGATGTCTCCGTCCTGCTGCTTGAGGCCGGCGGCAAGGACGACTATCACTGGATTCACATCCCCGTGGGTTATCTGTATTGCATCGGCAACCCGCGCACCGACTGGCTCTTTCGCACGCAGGCGGAGGCCGGATTGAATGGGCGCTCGCTCGCCTATCCGCGCGGGCGAGTGCTCGGCGGGAGTTCGTCGATCAACGGCATGATCTACATGCGCGGCCAGCGTGAGGACTACGACCTGTGGGCCGACGCCACTGGCGACGATGGCTGGCGTTGGGACAATGTGCTGCCGCTATTCAAGCGCAGCGAAGACCACTACAAGGGCCGCTCGGAATTTCATGGCAGCGGTGGCGAGTGGCGCGTCGAGAAGCAGCGTCTGTCGTGGCGCGTGCTCGATTCGTTTGCCGATGCTGCCGAGCAGATCGGCATTCCGAAAACCGACGACTTCAATCGTGGCGACAACTTCGGCATCGGCTACTTCGAAGTGAATCAGCGACGCGGCGTGCGATGGAGCGCCGCGAAGGGTTTCCTGCGGCCCGCGTCGCAACGCCCGAATCTCACGGTCATCACGGGGGCGAGTGTCAGTCGTTTGCTGTTCGACGGCACGCGTTGCACCGGTGTGGCGTATCGCGGCGGGAACGAGGACTTCACGGCGCTCGCGAACGTGGAGACCATTCTTGCGGCGGGGGCGGTGAATTCGCCGCATCTGCTCGAAGTCTCGGGCATTGGCGACGGCGAACGGCTGCGCGGCTTCGGCATCGACGTGGTGTCGCATCTGCCCGGCGTGGGGGAGAACTTGCAGGACCATCTGCAATTGCGCACGGTGTACAAGCTGCGCGGCGCGAAGACGCTCAACCTCTCGGCGAACAGTCTGATTGGCAAGCTGACGATCGGCATGCAGTATGCGTTCACGCAACGTGGGCCGATGAGTATGGCGCCATCGCAGCTCGGTGCGTTTGCGCGCAGTCGCGACGACGTGGCGCGTCCCGATCTGGAGTACCACGTGCAGCCGTTGTCGCTGGAGAAGTTCGGCGATCCGCTACACAAGTTCAATGCGTTCACCGCGTCGGTGTGCAATCTGCGACCGACTTCGCGCGGCAATGTGCATCTGACGTCGCCCGATGTGCGCGTCGCACCGAATATCGCGCCGCATTATCTGTCCACGGACGAGGACCTGCGAGTCGCGGCGGACGCCATCAAGCTCACGCGCCGTATCGTGGGCGCCCCCGCATTCGCGCGATTCGAACCGCGCGAGTATCTCCCGGGGCCGTCGTATCAGACGGACGACGATCTGAAGCGCGCAGCGGGCGACATCGGCACGACGATCTTCCATCCCGTCGGCACCTGCCGCATGGGACGCGACGACGATGCGAATGCCGTCGTCGACGCCCAACTGCGCGTGCGTGGCGTGCAGGCCTTGCGTGTGGTGGATGCTTCCGTCATGCCGACCATTACGTCGGGCAACACCAACTCCCCGACGATCATGATCGCCGAGCGCGCCAGCGACATGATTCGCGCGGCGCGCAAGGCGGGGAGATGA
- a CDS encoding MFS transporter, which translates to MVGYFAITFSVAQLIVGPLSDQVGRRRVLLVGLLIATLGAIGGALAHSYALHVTFRVVQAMGCSCFILAQAIIQDTFPGGTGLRARIFNVTFGGLCIAGSPLLGATLQEHFGWRASFWLFAAIAIGVLLHAARYLKDSRRAPQSKPGHYAWLYWQLASHRAFLAYTLLGTIAFACHFSFIILSPHLFFEILEFTSYGYAKVLLLYGGTYLLGGFLADQLANRFAAQRQIGLGIGMIGMASLLMIALYVWLGHHAATAMAPMLIATLGTTLIRPATATLSMALFEHCAGTAAAASGAIRFFVAGTLSIGLSNIPQSKFLLLTLLLVTSYVASVALHGQGGMRANPHPEC; encoded by the coding sequence CTGGTCGGCTACTTTGCAATCACGTTTTCTGTCGCGCAACTCATCGTGGGACCGCTATCCGATCAGGTCGGCAGACGGCGCGTCCTTCTCGTCGGCTTGCTAATCGCTACCCTCGGCGCAATTGGCGGCGCCCTCGCACACAGCTATGCGTTGCATGTCACATTCCGTGTCGTTCAAGCGATGGGTTGCTCATGTTTCATTCTTGCGCAAGCGATCATTCAAGACACATTTCCTGGCGGAACAGGTCTGCGCGCCCGAATATTCAATGTGACGTTCGGAGGTCTGTGCATTGCCGGCTCCCCGTTGCTCGGCGCCACCTTGCAGGAACACTTCGGATGGCGGGCCAGCTTCTGGCTATTCGCCGCGATTGCCATCGGCGTTTTATTACACGCGGCACGGTATTTGAAGGACTCACGCCGAGCGCCGCAAAGTAAACCAGGTCACTACGCATGGCTCTATTGGCAACTGGCCAGCCATCGCGCTTTCCTTGCCTACACGCTTCTCGGCACCATTGCGTTCGCATGCCATTTCTCCTTCATCATTCTTTCGCCACATCTCTTCTTCGAGATCCTTGAATTCACTTCGTATGGCTACGCCAAGGTGCTGCTTCTCTACGGTGGGACATATTTGCTAGGTGGATTTCTTGCGGATCAACTTGCCAATCGATTTGCCGCGCAACGACAGATTGGACTCGGCATTGGCATGATCGGCATGGCGAGTCTCCTCATGATTGCGCTTTATGTTTGGCTCGGACATCACGCAGCAACCGCAATGGCACCGATGCTCATCGCCACGTTGGGAACCACACTGATCCGCCCCGCAACCGCGACACTGTCCATGGCGTTATTCGAACATTGCGCCGGCACCGCTGCGGCGGCATCCGGGGCAATACGGTTCTTTGTCGCCGGGACACTAAGCATCGGACTGTCCAATATCCCGCAGTCGAAATTCCTTCTGCTCACCCTCTTGTTGGTTACTTCGTATGTGGCGAGTGTGGCCCTTCACGGACAAGGTGGCATGCGCGCCAACCCGCATCCCGAATGCTGA
- a CDS encoding LysR family transcriptional regulator yields the protein MELAHLRAFVAIAREGNLTRAAQRLHLTQPAVSLQVKALQETLRLTLFTRTAHGLTLTRDAQALLPLAERMLSALTDFQQAAGALRETVRGRLRIGTILDPEFTRLGAFLKRLVESYPQIETVLRHSMSGDVLQRLARSELDVGFYIGKPDPAQFHAITLTPFSYQVLAPAGWRERVARRGWRELAALPWIWTPPESAHHRLLCAAFGEVGVTPVKVAEVDQEPSMLDLVKSGIGLSLVRDSIALREARAHGLVIADAVSVPTELAFVTLVSRRDEPAIAAALQLVTSVWA from the coding sequence ATGGAACTCGCCCATCTTCGTGCCTTCGTCGCCATCGCCCGAGAAGGCAATCTCACCCGGGCCGCGCAACGGCTGCACCTGACGCAACCGGCCGTCAGCCTTCAGGTCAAGGCGTTGCAGGAAACGCTGCGTCTCACGCTCTTCACCCGCACGGCGCATGGGCTCACCCTCACACGCGACGCCCAGGCCCTGCTGCCATTGGCCGAACGCATGCTCTCGGCACTGACCGACTTTCAGCAGGCGGCGGGCGCGCTGCGCGAAACGGTACGCGGACGCCTTCGCATCGGCACGATCCTCGACCCCGAATTCACGCGGCTGGGCGCGTTCCTGAAGCGTCTGGTGGAGTCGTATCCGCAAATCGAAACCGTGCTGCGACACAGCATGTCGGGCGACGTGCTGCAACGCCTGGCACGAAGCGAACTGGATGTCGGGTTCTACATTGGCAAGCCGGATCCGGCGCAATTCCATGCGATCACGCTCACGCCGTTCTCGTATCAGGTGCTGGCACCGGCCGGTTGGCGCGAGCGGGTCGCCCGGCGCGGATGGCGCGAACTCGCTGCGCTGCCGTGGATCTGGACACCGCCCGAGTCCGCCCATCATCGCCTGCTGTGCGCCGCCTTCGGCGAGGTCGGCGTCACCCCGGTGAAAGTCGCGGAAGTCGATCAGGAGCCGTCGATGCTCGATCTGGTGAAGTCAGGTATCGGGCTGTCGCTGGTGCGCGACTCCATCGCGCTGCGCGAGGCGCGTGCTCACGGCCTGGTGATCGCCGACGCCGTGTCGGTGCCCACCGAGCTTGCCTTCGTCACACTCGTCTCGCGGCGCGACGAACCTGCCATCGCCGCTGCCTTGCAACTCGTGACGAGCGTCTGGGCCTGA